From the genome of Pelobacter propionicus DSM 2379, one region includes:
- the hypB gene encoding hydrogenase nickel incorporation protein HypB: MCTTCGCPTVGEHSHDHDHGHDHSHDHTHTHDDHHHGDGHHHHHEHPTPSQAGQTRTISVETDILDRNNRLAATNRLLFASQGIFTLNLVSSPGSGKTTLLERTLRELGGKVRCAVIEGDQQTDNDAQRIAATGVQVKQINTGAGCHLDAHMILHAAADFDLASLDLLFIENVGNLVCPASFDLGENHKVAVLSVTEGEDKPLKYPHMFHAADVMILNKIDLLPHLTFEVDKCREMALRVNPNITIIEVSAQTGEGMDRWYAWLSQGMADARSKKA; encoded by the coding sequence ATGTGTACGACATGCGGTTGCCCCACCGTGGGAGAACATTCCCACGACCATGACCATGGTCACGATCATAGCCATGACCATACCCATACCCATGATGACCATCACCACGGAGATGGGCATCACCATCATCACGAACACCCTACGCCTTCTCAGGCCGGGCAGACGCGCACGATCAGCGTGGAGACGGATATCCTGGATCGCAACAACCGCCTGGCGGCGACCAACCGCCTGCTGTTCGCCAGTCAGGGGATCTTTACCCTCAACTTGGTCAGTTCACCCGGTTCCGGAAAAACGACCCTTCTGGAGCGCACCCTCAGGGAATTGGGCGGAAAAGTGCGCTGCGCCGTGATCGAGGGGGATCAGCAGACCGATAACGATGCGCAACGGATCGCAGCCACCGGCGTGCAGGTTAAGCAGATCAATACCGGTGCCGGTTGCCATCTGGATGCCCACATGATCCTGCACGCCGCCGCTGACTTCGATCTTGCCAGCTTGGATCTGCTGTTTATCGAAAACGTGGGCAACCTGGTTTGCCCCGCCTCCTTCGATCTGGGTGAGAATCACAAGGTGGCTGTTCTCTCCGTTACCGAGGGGGAGGACAAGCCGCTCAAATATCCGCACATGTTCCATGCCGCCGATGTCATGATCCTCAACAAGATCGATCTGCTTCCCCATCTGACCTTTGAAGTGGATAAATGCCGCGAAATGGCTCTCAGGGTCAATCCGAACATCACCATCATCGAAGTTTCCGCCCAGACCGGGGAGGGGATGGATCGATGGTACGCATGGCTCTCCCAGGGGATGGCAGACGCTCGATCGAAAAAGGCCTGA